From the bacterium genome, the window CTTGCCTTTCCAATCATTTCTGCCAAGGAGGGCAGCCTGTATTCTCCAGAAAGTCTATTAATTTCAATTTTTTTAATAATATCTCCCTATCTCCTTAATCTCCACATCTCCTTTTGTTACACCACCTGAACGCTTACAAGTCCAGATATAGGAAAGTATAACATACCACGAATTTCACGAATTGGACGAATAAAAATGTGTCTAAGTGTCTGGTAGTCTGTAACCCAGACACCCAGATATCAGCCTACCTGAACGGTTACTCATTTTGACATTAGCTTGGTAGCCCAGGATTCTATCCTGGGTTGTCCATCCCCCATTTCTATCCGCCAACATAGAATGTTGGGCTACACTTTTTCTATTCCCACAAATCAACACGGATTCAGATTTCGCAGTAGTTGCTCAGCCTCAACCCTGGGCCAGTGGTAGTGCATCTGGCTGGCTTTTTGGTAAGTGGATTGGGCGAAAATTTTGGTCTGGTCAAGATCATTTAACCCCAGATATGCCTTAGCTAAGATTAGCTCTGCATCGGGTTCGTAGAGTAAAAAGCCTGTGCGAGCACATAGCTTCAGGACTTGGTTTGCCTGAGAGATAGCCTCTTTATATCTTTTCATATCCAACCACAACCTGCTCAACTCAAGCAAGGTTTCGATTTCAAGAAAAGGCATGCCAACCTTTCTTGCAATCTCAAGGGCTTGCTGAAGATGGACCTCAGCATCCTTGCGGTTTCCCTTTATCCTTTCAATGGTACCAAGGCAGCGGTGACATTGCGATATCTGAGCCGGCCAATTATTCCTCTGGCAGACCTCAAGGTTTGCTTTGGTAAGTTCAAAAGCCTCATCAATCTGCTTGATTGAGATTAGAAAATCAGCATAGAAAATTCCCCATCCACTGTAAAGCCGATACCCACTGAGCTTTCCTTCAAGCTCATCTGCCTGCCAAAACCCCTTTTCTGCTTCCTCATTCTTGCCCGCAAGATGGAGTATCCAGGCAAGATAGGCTTTTGAAACCACAATATACTGCTCAGAACCGGCCTTCTCTGCTGCATCATGTGCCTTTTTGGCACTCTCATCTGCCTCCTTGAGCCTGCCTACTCGAAACTGGAGGTCAGCCAAGTTTCGATAACCTGTAGAGGCGTTTTTCCAGTCTTTGTCTTCGATTTGCATATTTGTCTTTCGAACGAAAAGCTCCTCTGCCTCTTTTGGCCGGCCTGTAGCAAGAAGAGATAGTCCGGCTTCATTGAACAGCCAGCCTTGGTCGCTCTTCTTGCTTACCAGCGGCATCTGTGAAAGGTTTCCGTCCGGAAAGAAAGTTCTGGCAAGGAATAGATTGGTTTCCCAGGCGCCAAGTTTATGGATAATAAATAGTTCCTCCCTTCTGTATATTTTCTCCCAATAGACATCTTTCCGCACCTCATCATAAAACCTGGCAGAACATCCATGATATACCTGCTCAAACAATGGCTGCATTTCTTCTAAGGTTTCTGGCTTATCTTTTGCTATTTTTCCAAAGTATTCATAGATTGCTTTGTGGGTTAGCTTCTTTTCCTTTTCATCAAATATCGCCTCAAAGTAGCCCTTAATCAAAGGATGGGTAGTATAGGTATTATCAGAGCCTTTGGTAATAAGCCTTCTTTGGCAAAGGTTATCTACCATTCTCTGGAAATAAAAATCTACCCTGGTTTGGAATATCTCCTTAAACTCCCTTTCCGAGACTGCACCCCTAAACAGGGAGAATATCTTCATAAATCTCCTTTGTTCTTCATTTAATTGCTTATCATACCACCGCAGGATTCTATGTGCCTTACCCCCTGCCTCCTGGTCTGAATAGAAGGGCGGTATTTCCTTTGCTCTCTTAATATCACCCCCAGGGCCTAAATAATTTGCCAGGAGAACAAGGCTCAGGGTATGGCCCTTAAATTCTTTCCAGATGTCATCTATCTCATCCTCTGTTCCTCTTACCCCAATTCTTTGAAACAATAGCCGGGTATCCTCTTTTGATAATTCCTCTATCTCAAGCCTTTGATAACTTGGGTAATTCTTGATGTCAGTCAAAGGGAACCTTGTAGTTATCAGGCACAAGCCTCTAAAATCTGCATCAGCAATGTATTTGAGTAAGTCAGTAAACTCTGGGTGTTGCAGATTACCAAATTCTTCGCCGGTTTGTGATTTTTGCATCTCCTCCAGACCATCCAGGATAATGAGATATTCCCTTTCCAAAAGAAGCTCTTTTATTTTATCGGTCTTCTGCCAGGAGGTCTTGTAGTCATCAAGCTTAAATCTATCCTGGGAGAGATAGGTAAATAATGCGCTAAGAAAACGCTCAAGATAAGGGTTGCGATAAAACCCCCACCAGAATATGCCATCAGGCTGGATGTTGTTTTCTTTCAGGGAATCAAACCATTTTCTTACCAATGCCGATTTTCCTACCCCACCCCAGCCGACTAATGCCCCAATCTTTACATCCGGTGATTTATACCATTTTGTAATGGTTGTAAGCATCTTTTTCCTACCCACAAAATTCGGCTCGGGTGGGATTTGATTGTGCAGGCTGAGTAGGAGTATTCCAGGCGCTTTCCTTATCCGTTCTTCAAGTGGCAGCCCCTGAGCACAAAGATTAACCCATCTCTCCTTATACATTTTAAGCTGTCTGGGTGTATACATCGTTCGTATCCGATGTATTTTTGCATGGCAGGTTGGGCAGACGACCATAAGGTTCTCTTCGGTGTTGGGTCCTTTTTCACTTATGGGCACAATGTGGTGAATATCGGTAAGATTCTCATGTTGAGGACAGAGACAGCAGCGGTGCATTGCCTCAACCGATAGCCTATCTTTTATATCTTCAGGAATAGCTTTGCGTTGGTGTGCCATCTTATATCATTAACTCTCCTCTAAAAGCCATTTCCATAATGGAATATAGTTTATTTTTTTATCCTCAACATCCTCTTCTGCCTCATAATCTTCTGTGATAACGAAGCCTTGTTTGAGATTCAACTCCTTCATAGCCTTAAGCAGTGCTGAAACCTCCCTCTTTCTTGTCCTGGGGCTGTTCACATCCCAGCAGACCTAAATGAGCTCTTTTGGCTTAAAATCCTCCTTCACCACAAAATCCACTTCCCTGTGATGCACATCCTTCCAGTAATAAAGCTCTAAGTTAGGCTTTGCACATCTCCTTCTTTCTAACTCCAAAAAGACAAGATTCTCTGCAAGCCTGCCTAAGTTTTCTGAGAATCTGAAGCCGATGGTGTTGGCAAGACCTATATCTATGGCATAGACCTTCCTGGGGCTCTTCTCCTGCTCTTTAACCCTGAAGGAGAACCTTTTGAGGAAATACAGGATATAGGCCTCTCTCAAATAACCAGAGAATCTCTCAATGGTGTCTGCTGATACTTTTAAGAATTTTTCTAAGGAACTAAAGGTTGTAAGGGAAGATATGTTGCTCAGGTAGAACCTGGTGAGGCTCATCAGCTCCTCTCCCTTCCTTATCCTGAACCTCTTTATGATATCCCTGTTTAATATATCCTCAAAAAGCTTAAGCAGAATCTCTCTTCTTTCTTTGGCAAGGACCACCTCAGGGAATGAGCCAGACTCTAAGCACTCCCTTTGTAATCTCTTTATGTTGGTCTCTTGATTTATGAGGTCAAGTCTGTCTTTGAGATTGATACCGCAAAATGTAAGATACTCTCTGAAGGAGAGAGGAAATAATGTGAGGTCCAGATGCCTTCCAGTGAGTAGAGTAGCCAATTCTGTACTCAGCAGTTTTGCGTTTGAGCCTGATATGATAAGTTGTGCTTTATTCAACTCATGAACTGTTCTCACCCACTTTTCCCATTCCTTTGCCTCCTGAACCTCATCTAAGAAGAGATAGGGTCTCTGCTTTGGGTTTAGGAACTCCAAATAGACTTCGTATATCTTCTGCAAGTTTTTGGCATCCAACCCAGTGAATCTTGGGTCTTCAAGGTTGACAAATAGTATCCTGTTCTTCTCCACACCCTCTTTGATCAAGGACTTGGCCAATTGCCTCATCATAAAAGACTTTCCACTCCTCCTTGCACCAGTAATCACGATGATATGGGAGGTGGTGAGGAAGCCTTTGAGCCTGTTGAGGTAGTGAGGCCTTTCGTATCCTGTGGCTAAATCCTTCTTCCAGAAGTTCCAGTCTTCTAATACCCTGATTATCTCATTTTTCTCCATTTTGTTTTCCTTTATCTGGTAAAATTGATAAATTTTACCTAATATATTATAGCATAACCTCGATTTTGTGTCAAGACCTTCTACTTCCTTATCTATGATTCAGACACTGGACATCAGACACAAGACTATAGATTCTATTTATGCAGGAAATTAGTGACATTTGGGAAACCATCCTCAAAACTTCACTCCCTGAATTTTTCCACCTGTGCGGTTAGATTAACCTCCCTCACATCTTTTAAAACCACGAACGACCCACAAGTGGGTACCCCGGAAGGGGATGAAGAATTATAAACCAAATCGTAACTATTCAGCCACAGATGGACACGGATGAAACACGGAAAAATCTGTGAGGCGTGTCCGAGATCCGTGTCTGTAATTAGGCTGAAGGGTTTTTCTCCTCTATCCTTCTTGATTTTCTGCCAGTGTAGGGAATTTCCACCCCCTAACCCCCGCCAGCGGGGGACAACCCACCCCCTATCCCGCCAACGGGGGACAACCCGCCTCTAACCTCTGTCTTCTGTCCTCTGCCTTCTGTCCTCTGCTATTTATCTGTGCCAATCCGTGTTAATCAGTGGCTGAATAGTTACTATTTTTTTATCTTTTCTCTTGCCTCTTTGAGCCAATCTTTGCCGTATTTAGCCTCAAACAATTTTTCTATTAGCTTTCTTTCTACCGCCTCAAGCCGTTCAAGTCTTTTTAGTGCTTTCAATGGCTCGTCTCTTTCTAAATATCCTCCTATTTCATTTGCCACAAAGAAGATGTTAAGCCTCATCCAGAGCTTTTCCCAATTTAGCTCCTTAAGCATATCTTTCAATATAATAGCCTCTTCATATCGGCTTTTAGAAAACAGGTCTTTAAGAAGAAGGATGAATGCCTCATCTATGTCATCGGAAGGTATCTCCATAGCCCTTATCTCTCCTAATCTCTTCTTTACTAAACCATAATTCTTACTCTCAAGTTGAAACTCTATGGAATAGAAAGATTTCTGAGGTTTCAGCCTTATTCCTTCTTTATAAGCCGCAAAGCCTTCTTCATAACGACCAAGCTTATCAAGTATCTCTCCTTTGTTATACCACGCTACAGCATCATCAGGCTTTAATTCTATTGCCTTCTCAAAGGCGGCAAGTGCTTCTTCATAACGACCAAGCTTATCAAGTATACATCCTTTGTTATACCACGCTATAGCCTCATCAGGCTCTAATTCTATTGCCTTCTCATAGGCGGCAAGTGCTTCTTCATAACGACCAAGTTCACCAAGTGCATATCCTTTCCTCCACCACGCCAAGGCATCATCAGGTTTTAATTCTATTGCCTTCTCAATTGCTACAAGTGCTTCTTCATAACGACCAAGTTCACCAAGTGCATATCCTTTCCTACGCCACGCCAAGACATCATCAGGCTTTAATTCTATTGCCTTTTCAAAGGCTACAAGTGCTTCTTCATAACGACCAAGTTCACCAAGTATCCATCCTTTGTTATACCACATCCAGGCACAATCAGACTTTAATTTTATTGCCTTCTCAATTGCTACAAATGCTTCTTCATAACGACCAAGATTACCAAGTATACATCCCTTGTTATTCCACGCGAAGGCATCATCAGGCTTTAATTCTATTGCCTTCTCATAGGCTGCAAGTTCTTCTTCATAACGACCAAGTTTACCAAGTATCCATCCTTTGTTATTCCACGCTTCAGCCATATCAGGTTTTAATTCTATTGCCTTCTCAGTTGCTACCAATGCTTCTTCATAACGACCAAGTTCACCAAGTGCATATCCTTTCCCACGCCACGCCCAGGCATCATCAGGCTCTAATTCTATTGCCTTCTCATAGGCGGTAAGTGCTTCTTCATAACGACCAAGTGTACCAAGTTCAACTCCCTTATCAACCCATTCCTTAGCCAAATCAGGTCTTTCCTTATCTCGCTCAATTTCATAAGAAAGAGGTTCAAGAAATGGCTTTTCAATAATAAACCTCTCCTTTAATCTGATTGCTTGCTCATAAAGCCCTACCAGTTCACCTGGCACCTTTTTCTTAAGCCCAATTAATTCATCATGACTAAAGATATGGGCAAATAAAGGGATGACAAATGACCATTTCTCTTGCCAGGAGCCACCCTTTCTCCATTTATACCAGATAGAAAAAAGTGGTTCAGAGAGGATATAGAATCTTTCCTTCCCTGTGCTTTCTGTAGCACTCCTTAGCCAACCCTTCTTTATCAGCCGCAAGATGTAAGTGGAAACCTCGGCTAAACTAAAGGAGGTCTTCTCTTCAATCTCTTTAGGTTGCAAGGATTGCTCGGATTCGGCAAATAACTCTATTATCTTTCTTTCCTTTGGAGGTAAAATCCACAAAGCCTCTCTGTAGATTAAGGTGAGCTTCTCAAATATCTCCTGCATAAATCCAAAAGAAGACCGCCATCTAATCTCTGCGGATTTTTCATCATCTATCCTTCCACATTCAGAGAGAACAATCTCAAAGAGGGGAAAGATCATTCTTGGCAGTCCTCCTGAAAGATAAGAGATTGCCTGGAAGATTCTTATTCTTCTCTCACCCTGGGGAGAACGAAGATATTTAATTAGCCGGGGAGACTCTTTGGCATAAAACTCTTGAATCCTTGAGATGAGCTCAAAAGACTCACTATCGCTGAACCTACTAATCTCATGTTTTTTAAAATAGCCATAAATAGAAGAATCCCTTTTGCCAAGAATTTCAATAAAGGTTGCTGATGTAGCCAATAGTTTAAGGCTCTTTGAACGGGGCAGGAGAGAAAGGAAGTTATCTACCTCGTTTTTTTCAAAGGAGTCAATCAACCGATCAAGATTCTCTACCATTATTATCGTTCTTTTCCTGAATCTATCTCTTATCTCCTCAAATACACTTTTTGCTCGATTGAATCGCTTATCTTTATTCTCACCCTCTTCAACCCATTTAATCTTACTATTGACAAATTCGTGAATTTTTTCATCTTGTATCGTCCTTCCGGGTATATTGATAATCACCTCAAGGGCTCTTTGGAGTATTTCCGCCACATTTCTTGCGCCAAAGAGCTCCTCTGGAAGCAGGATAGGGAAATAGTGTTTTGAGAGGGATGTATCTTCTTTTATCCGATGAAAGATTATAGAAAGGAGGAAGGTTTTTCCTATCCCGGCTGGACCATAAAAGAGGTGGGACTGAAGGTATCTATCCGACTCTATCTCCTCTTTTAATTCTTTGATTATATCCTCTACATAATCCTTTCTTTCTCTTCCTACAAAGATAGACTCTAAATCTTCGGCTCGTTCAACCGCAGGATGAAAGCGACTTATCAAGATCTCGCTCATTTTGCAGGAAACCTCCTCCAGAAGTCCCTTAATAATTTTGATTTAAAAGAGTATTTGCCATTTTTCTCTTCTATCAAGAGGTCATCTATAAGCCATTGAATCATATTTTCAAACTCCTCTTGTTCAAGACCAGTCTTTTCTTTAAAAATCTTCTTTGCCATCCCTTTTTCTATCTCTTCTTTAGCCATTTCAGAAAGCATAGCATAACCTGCCGATGACAATCTTCCAGGATACCTTCTGGGTAAATCCTGAAAGTCTCTTAAAAGATTCCAGCCCTCTTTACCTATTAACCTTTCATATATCTCTTCAGGGCATACATCTTTTTTCTCTCTATATACCTCATTCCACACATAGACAAAGATATGAATAAAGTAAGGCACATAGGTTTCAAGGAGATTACATATTTCTTCAATCTCTCCCTTTTTTGGGATTATCTGTGAATTGTAAGCAAGTTCTTCAAGGAGTAGATTTGCATCCTGTCTTTCAAGCAAAGGAAGATCAATCTTTTCAAAATTAGAAAGGGTTTGCCCAGCAATTCTATCCTCTGCTTCACTACTTGCCGTAATGAATCTTATATTAGAAAGATTAAAGAACCGGTCAAAATTTAGAGGTTCATTATTATTTTTAAGATTTCTTAAGAATTCAGCAAACTCGTCAACCAGGAGTAAGTAGTGTTTATCTTGAGGGAAAAGAGAAGGTAGTATACTCTCTAACCCCTCTTTTGATGTCTTTTCAATTTCTTCCCTTTGTTTTTGACGTTCAAGGGAATTGCCCTTTTTTATTTCGTATCCAATTGCCCCTAAGAATGCTCTCACATCTTGCAGATTTCTTGCCTGGATGAAGAGGGGTTGATAAGGTTGGGGTGGTCTTTCAAAGATGGCATTAAGTATTGAGGTCTTTCCATAACACCTTGGAGCACGGAGAGAAATATGCCTTTCTTTAAGCAATTCCAATATTTCCAAAATCAAATTTTCCCTGCCTACAAGTTCATCAAAGGGAAGAAGGGTTCTTAGGCGAATAAGGAAGGTAGGAATTCTATTCTTTGTAAAGAGCCATTCAAGATGCCTTCTAAATCTCTCTTCATTAAAACTTCCATCTTTATAGGCATATTCTACAATATCTTTTACCTCTTGAGCCTCCTTACTGGTAGATGAGGTGGTAGTAAGTTCTAAAGAATGCTTTTGGGCAAGTTCCTTAGCCGTATTAAGGAGAAGAAAGTAAAGGTCTAAAATTTTTGTGTCGTTGACTTCCTTTCTTTCATTTATAATTCCCAAAGAGAATCCTTTGTCTTTGTTTGAGAATTCAAGAAGATATTTATAAGTTTTCATGTTGGTTTTGTTCCTTTATGTACTTCTTCCAGGTCTTATCAGCAAATTCGTCAGCAATCATCAGTAATCCGCTTAAGGCATGAAAACGGTCCTGGATGGATTTAATCTCTGGGTGGTTTACATTTTTCCTTATTTCTTCATAAATTATGTGCTGTTTAATATCCCACGCCTCTTGCAGTGAAGTCATAATCTGGACCTCAAGATAATACACCTTTTCATCCCTTTTCATCTTAAAATACTCATGGATAGCCCGATGTGCCCCTTTTTCAAAACTCAAACCTGCTTCAATTCTTTTATCTTTTCTCTTATCTTCACAGTATTCAAAAGGGACAGGGTCAAAATCAGACTTATTCTTTAACTTTTCATCTATTTTCTCCATATCCGAGTTATAATTACATAGAATACGGCAGCGGGCAATATCGTCAAGCTTTAAGATACAATCTTCGATAAATCCTTTTAGATTTGATGCAGAAGGCTTTTTCTTTATAGTTTTATTAATCTTTTCAACAATAGAGGAAGAGGATTTAA encodes:
- a CDS encoding ATP-binding protein; this encodes MEKNEIIRVLEDWNFWKKDLATGYERPHYLNRLKGFLTTSHIIVITGARRSGKSFMMRQLAKSLIKEGVEKNRILFVNLEDPRFTGLDAKNLQKIYEVYLEFLNPKQRPYLFLDEVQEAKEWEKWVRTVHELNKAQLIISGSNAKLLSTELATLLTGRHLDLTLFPLSFREYLTFCGINLKDRLDLINQETNIKRLQRECLESGSFPEVVLAKERREILLKLFEDILNRDIIKRFRIRKGEELMSLTRFYLSNISSLTTFSSLEKFLKVSADTIERFSGYLREAYILYFLKRFSFRVKEQEKSPRKVYAIDIGLANTIGFRFSENLGRLAENLVFLELERRRCAKPNLELYYWKDVHHREVDFVVKEDFKPKELI
- a CDS encoding tetratricopeptide repeat protein yields the protein MSEILISRFHPAVERAEDLESIFVGRERKDYVEDIIKELKEEIESDRYLQSHLFYGPAGIGKTFLLSIIFHRIKEDTSLSKHYFPILLPEELFGARNVAEILQRALEVIINIPGRTIQDEKIHEFVNSKIKWVEEGENKDKRFNRAKSVFEEIRDRFRKRTIIMVENLDRLIDSFEKNEVDNFLSLLPRSKSLKLLATSATFIEILGKRDSSIYGYFKKHEISRFSDSESFELISRIQEFYAKESPRLIKYLRSPQGERRIRIFQAISYLSGGLPRMIFPLFEIVLSECGRIDDEKSAEIRWRSSFGFMQEIFEKLTLIYREALWILPPKERKIIELFAESEQSLQPKEIEEKTSFSLAEVSTYILRLIKKGWLRSATESTGKERFYILSEPLFSIWYKWRKGGSWQEKWSFVIPLFAHIFSHDELIGLKKKVPGELVGLYEQAIRLKERFIIEKPFLEPLSYEIERDKERPDLAKEWVDKGVELGTLGRYEEALTAYEKAIELEPDDAWAWRGKGYALGELGRYEEALVATEKAIELKPDMAEAWNNKGWILGKLGRYEEELAAYEKAIELKPDDAFAWNNKGCILGNLGRYEEAFVAIEKAIKLKSDCAWMWYNKGWILGELGRYEEALVAFEKAIELKPDDVLAWRRKGYALGELGRYEEALVAIEKAIELKPDDALAWWRKGYALGELGRYEEALAAYEKAIELEPDEAIAWYNKGCILDKLGRYEEALAAFEKAIELKPDDAVAWYNKGEILDKLGRYEEGFAAYKEGIRLKPQKSFYSIEFQLESKNYGLVKKRLGEIRAMEIPSDDIDEAFILLLKDLFSKSRYEEAIILKDMLKELNWEKLWMRLNIFFVANEIGGYLERDEPLKALKRLERLEAVERKLIEKLFEAKYGKDWLKEAREKIKK
- a CDS encoding tetratricopeptide repeat protein, producing the protein MAHQRKAIPEDIKDRLSVEAMHRCCLCPQHENLTDIHHIVPISEKGPNTEENLMVVCPTCHAKIHRIRTMYTPRQLKMYKERWVNLCAQGLPLEERIRKAPGILLLSLHNQIPPEPNFVGRKKMLTTITKWYKSPDVKIGALVGWGGVGKSALVRKWFDSLKENNIQPDGIFWWGFYRNPYLERFLSALFTYLSQDRFKLDDYKTSWQKTDKIKELLLEREYLIILDGLEEMQKSQTGEEFGNLQHPEFTDLLKYIADADFRGLCLITTRFPLTDIKNYPSYQRLEIEELSKEDTRLLFQRIGVRGTEDEIDDIWKEFKGHTLSLVLLANYLGPGGDIKRAKEIPPFYSDQEAGGKAHRILRWYDKQLNEEQRRFMKIFSLFRGAVSEREFKEIFQTRVDFYFQRMVDNLCQRRLITKGSDNTYTTHPLIKGYFEAIFDEKEKKLTHKAIYEYFGKIAKDKPETLEEMQPLFEQVYHGCSARFYDEVRKDVYWEKIYRREELFIIHKLGAWETNLFLARTFFPDGNLSQMPLVSKKSDQGWLFNEAGLSLLATGRPKEAEELFVRKTNMQIEDKDWKNASTGYRNLADLQFRVGRLKEADESAKKAHDAAEKAGSEQYIVVSKAYLAWILHLAGKNEEAEKGFWQADELEGKLSGYRLYSGWGIFYADFLISIKQIDEAFELTKANLEVCQRNNWPAQISQCHRCLGTIERIKGNRKDAEVHLQQALEIARKVGMPFLEIETLLELSRLWLDMKRYKEAISQANQVLKLCARTGFLLYEPDAELILAKAYLGLNDLDQTKIFAQSTYQKASQMHYHWPRVEAEQLLRNLNPC